A single region of the Candidatus Bathyarchaeia archaeon genome encodes:
- a CDS encoding DNA-directed RNA polymerase subunit K, whose amino-acid sequence MAKKPPRAKTKLSPLQVQIGPRKLTRFEKARVVGARALQIAMGAPVLIEVTGHEKNPIDIALKELEEGVLPMSIRRTLPDGTSENIPIQLLLPEKKRMEKT is encoded by the coding sequence GTGGCGAAGAAACCTCCACGAGCGAAGACTAAGCTCTCCCCCCTCCAAGTTCAAATAGGCCCAAGGAAGCTAACTCGGTTCGAGAAAGCTCGAGTCGTAGGGGCGAGGGCCCTACAAATCGCCATGGGGGCCCCAGTCCTGATAGAGGTCACTGGGCACGAGAAAAACCCCATCGATATAGCCTTAAAGGAGCTGGAGGAAGGTGTCCTGCCTATGAGCATCAGAAGAACACTGCCTGACGGTACCAGCGAGAACATACCTATACAACTGCTATTACCCGAGAAGAAGAGGATGGAAAAAACCTAA
- a CDS encoding N-acetyltransferase produces MVYLEEFQVRSFTPSDLSSVMEINRRCLPENYSPSFFLEIYRNCPEGFLIAQAGPATVGYVMCRLEYGFSELNRLKMVKKGHLVSIAVLEGFRRMGIGLRLLTQALNGLSSRGARECYLEVRTANLPGIELYRKMGFTVTRRIPAYYHDGSDAYIMVRQI; encoded by the coding sequence TTGGTTTACTTAGAAGAGTTTCAAGTGAGAAGTTTCACGCCCAGCGACTTGTCCTCTGTGATGGAGATCAATAGGAGATGCCTCCCCGAAAACTATTCTCCCAGCTTCTTCTTGGAAATCTATCGAAACTGTCCTGAAGGATTTCTAATAGCTCAAGCCGGCCCCGCGACGGTGGGATACGTAATGTGTCGATTGGAGTACGGTTTCTCCGAGCTGAACAGGTTAAAGATGGTTAAGAAGGGGCATTTGGTCTCTATAGCCGTGCTCGAAGGATTTAGAAGGATGGGGATCGGGCTGCGGCTACTTACCCAGGCTTTAAACGGCCTATCCTCCCGTGGCGCTCGAGAATGCTACCTAGAGGTGAGGACGGCAAACCTGCCTGGAATCGAATTGTATCGGAAGATGGGTTTCACGGTCACCAGGAGGATTCCAGCCTATTACCATGATGGGTCCGACGCGTATATTATGGTAAGGCAAATATAA
- a CDS encoding site-2 protease family protein, which produces MDERYSGYGFEQPSLSFLELKQMVGESFPLLDAYIDERGVPTFTVTNVSKLGFKALTVKLERFRLIPTLRKVGDAVMLRVFMKPPRAKPRSVLVNFLLLAATLGTIYLAGYYGFVSTPVLTEVLMKDANVYLQSAAFAVSLFGIIGLHELGHLIVCRIHGMDFSLPYFIPGPPPFGTFGAVVSLRSPPRNRDELFDTGFAGPLAGFVATIAVSALSLKQGFLVPAHQAAAWAEKGWVKMVGWPMIPLIFELIQPLVRPIPAGFNLILTHVEFAAWVGALVTFLNILPVWQLDGGHISRAMWGEKGHRYASFIGLGVLFATGYWFFALFLLFWMFGSKRGVSGAEPLDDVSPLSPGRRMLYLAALIVLGLSFVVITPIF; this is translated from the coding sequence TTGGACGAGAGGTATAGCGGCTATGGGTTTGAGCAGCCCAGCCTTAGCTTTCTAGAGTTGAAACAGATGGTGGGAGAGAGCTTCCCCTTGCTGGACGCCTACATCGATGAACGGGGGGTTCCCACCTTCACGGTAACCAACGTCAGTAAGCTAGGGTTTAAGGCGTTAACCGTTAAGCTGGAGAGGTTTAGACTTATCCCGACGTTGAGAAAGGTCGGTGACGCTGTTATGCTCAGGGTTTTCATGAAACCGCCTAGGGCGAAGCCGAGGAGCGTGTTGGTGAACTTCCTGTTGCTGGCTGCGACCTTGGGGACCATCTACCTCGCAGGGTACTATGGGTTCGTCAGCACACCGGTTTTAACCGAGGTTTTGATGAAGGACGCGAACGTATACCTTCAATCAGCCGCCTTCGCCGTCTCACTTTTCGGCATCATAGGCCTCCACGAGCTTGGCCACCTCATAGTCTGCCGCATTCATGGAATGGACTTCTCCTTACCATACTTCATACCAGGTCCACCGCCCTTTGGAACGTTCGGCGCCGTGGTTTCGCTCAGAAGCCCGCCTCGAAACCGAGATGAGCTGTTCGACACTGGGTTCGCTGGACCCCTAGCCGGATTCGTCGCAACCATCGCTGTGTCGGCTCTCAGCCTCAAGCAGGGATTCTTAGTCCCCGCCCATCAAGCAGCAGCCTGGGCCGAGAAGGGTTGGGTGAAAATGGTTGGATGGCCCATGATCCCATTGATCTTCGAATTGATTCAACCCTTGGTGAGGCCAATTCCAGCGGGTTTCAACCTCATCCTCACCCATGTGGAGTTCGCGGCTTGGGTAGGCGCGTTGGTCACATTTCTCAACATCCTACCAGTATGGCAACTGGACGGAGGACACATCTCCAGGGCTATGTGGGGGGAGAAGGGACATCGATACGCATCATTCATCGGGCTGGGAGTCCTCTTTGCCACGGGATACTGGTTCTTCGCCTTATTCCTGCTTTTCTGGATGTTTGGCTCCAAGAGAGGTGTCAGTGGAGCAGAACCCCTGGACGACGTTTCACCCCTCAGCCCAGGAAGGAGAATGCTCTACCTCGCCGCCCTCATCGTTCTAGGGCTGAGCTTCGTAGTGATCACACCCATCTTCTAG
- a CDS encoding Lrp/AsnC ligand binding domain-containing protein, translating into MVGKENHLVVYVLMLTKAGKEKAVANRARGYPGVTEAHTVYGEYDVVVRIELSDLSILEQTVTLIRRIPGVLRTATLISMG; encoded by the coding sequence GTGGTGGGGAAGGAGAATCACCTCGTTGTTTACGTGTTGATGTTGACGAAAGCGGGTAAGGAGAAGGCCGTGGCCAACCGGGCTCGTGGCTATCCAGGTGTTACCGAGGCCCATACCGTTTATGGGGAGTACGATGTGGTGGTTAGGATTGAGCTTAGCGATCTATCCATCTTGGAGCAGACGGTGACTTTAATTAGGAGGATTCCAGGGGTCTTGAGGACGGCGACCTTGATTTCCATGGGTTAG